A genomic stretch from Desulfohalobium retbaense DSM 5692 includes:
- a CDS encoding iron-sulfur cluster assembly scaffold protein NifU has protein sequence MDTLDSILADIQDEADQDAQTYLGDTAYALWRNPIHVGTFSQPDGVGDLTGECGDSIQIEILVREGRIHEARFWTDGCGPSIVSGCVACELACGKSLEEAASLQAGEILEYLGGLPEDKEHCAHLAARTLQEAVDAYMRSRQG, from the coding sequence ATGGATACATTGGATTCTATTCTGGCGGACATCCAGGATGAGGCGGATCAGGACGCGCAGACGTACCTCGGCGATACGGCGTATGCCTTGTGGCGTAATCCGATCCATGTCGGCACTTTTTCCCAGCCCGACGGGGTAGGCGATCTGACCGGCGAGTGCGGGGATTCGATCCAGATCGAAATTTTGGTCCGGGAGGGCCGGATCCACGAGGCGCGCTTCTGGACCGACGGGTGTGGACCGAGTATCGTCAGTGGGTGTGTGGCCTGTGAACTGGCCTGCGGCAAATCCCTGGAGGAGGCGGCGTCGCTTCAGGCCGGGGAGATCCTGGAATATCTCGGCGGATTGCCCGAGGACAAGGAGCATTGCGCCCATCTCGCGGCCCGGACTCTCCAGGAAGCCGTGGATGCGTATATGCGCTCTCGCCAAGGGTAA